In a single window of the Acidobacteriota bacterium genome:
- a CDS encoding polysaccharide biosynthesis/export family protein: MVKGPASPSAGISPIRSPQVAAISPSKVSMDPLANSYRIGVNDVLRIDNGDDTQGTTYITVTAEGNSIFGRTDVSVSLAGKTPEQVEAELGSMFGNTAIQVTVREYSSRFVVVRKEGFAPIKVAMRRDAVPLFIISSEVGNFQDYSSARLLRTGREPLTITFSGTDVFDLLLLPGDEIELFRDRDRN; the protein is encoded by the coding sequence ATGGTAAAAGGGCCCGCATCACCTTCGGCAGGCATCTCACCCATTCGATCTCCACAAGTGGCCGCTATCTCCCCGTCGAAGGTATCGATGGATCCTCTTGCGAACAGTTATCGGATAGGAGTAAATGACGTACTCCGTATCGACAATGGTGATGACACGCAGGGGACAACGTACATCACGGTCACCGCAGAGGGCAACTCGATATTCGGCAGAACAGACGTCTCCGTCAGTCTCGCGGGCAAGACTCCTGAACAAGTTGAAGCGGAGTTAGGATCGATGTTTGGAAATACGGCGATCCAAGTGACCGTCAGGGAATATTCGAGCCGGTTTGTTGTGGTACGTAAAGAAGGCTTCGCTCCGATCAAGGTAGCAATGCGTCGCGACGCGGTTCCCCTTTTCATTATTTCCAGCGAAGTCGGGAATTTCCAAGACTATTCGTCCGCCAGATTGCTGAGGACCGGCCGCGAACCGTTGACGATCACATTTTCGGGAACAGATGTTTTTGACCTCTTGCTATTGCCGGGCGATGAGATCGAATTGTTTCGCGATAGGGACCGAAACTAG
- a CDS encoding tetratricopeptide repeat protein — protein MDKNTILLVMIALLAGFIGGFMVANSMNRSAVTMGGPMPANSAGITGNSNRADDLSPEEIRAKIAEADQNADKFSFQKDLGVALYRYGAMKQDDGLIAESVRILERAAKLEPKDFDVLVALGNGHFDIGFYRKDNAEFEKARTIYLQALALKPSDADVQTDLGLTYYLQEPPVYTRAIAELNKAGQMRPTHERSLQFIVQAHLRQQNIEQAEQALEKLRALNPTSPAVTELTTMVNSAKTGAPK, from the coding sequence ATGGATAAAAATACGATCCTTTTGGTGATGATCGCCCTTCTCGCAGGTTTCATAGGCGGATTTATGGTCGCTAATTCCATGAACCGAAGTGCTGTAACCATGGGCGGGCCGATGCCTGCTAATTCCGCCGGAATTACCGGTAATTCGAACCGTGCGGACGACCTTTCCCCGGAAGAGATCAGAGCCAAGATCGCCGAGGCGGACCAGAACGCAGACAAGTTTTCCTTTCAGAAAGACCTTGGTGTAGCTCTTTATCGCTATGGGGCGATGAAGCAAGATGACGGCCTTATCGCGGAATCTGTCCGCATTCTTGAGCGTGCCGCCAAACTGGAACCGAAAGATTTTGATGTTCTCGTAGCACTGGGCAATGGGCACTTTGACATCGGTTTTTATCGCAAGGACAATGCCGAATTTGAGAAAGCCCGAACTATTTATCTACAGGCATTAGCCTTAAAGCCTTCCGATGCTGATGTGCAAACCGATCTGGGCCTAACCTACTATCTGCAGGAACCTCCGGTTTACACAAGGGCCATCGCCGAGTTGAACAAGGCCGGTCAGATGAGGCCTACTCATGAGCGATCGCTCCAATTCATAGTACAGGCCCATCTGCGTCAGCAAAATATTGAACAGGCCGAACAGGCGCTTGAAAAATTGAGGGCATTGAATCCGACAAGCCCCGCCGTAACTGAACTTACGACAATGGTCAACTCGGCAAAGACCGGAGCCCCTAAATGA
- the ptsP gene encoding phosphoenolpyruvate--protein phosphotransferase, translating into MAANVIRSPETASNTRVFPALTLSRGIGSGKIKFLQDAEPTVLRRHLDPAEIDIEASRFAAAFEKCKAELSSLAGSPFDSSRLEASAIFDAQLLILETSGIKEKVLTKMAEHRINAEWALERVNELFHDDFAEIEDPSFREKVQELDDVIVRLRRSLISADKRDLSSVRGCVVAAREVKTSQFYELCENSPAAVIVEHGGWTSHISIIARGFGIPMVTGIGDPKGVISEDEFVTVDGDSGKVIISDAGPMDRSALSSASVETEYDSPFALHTNDGEQIFLFGNADSLDSARRAIGRGAFGIGLFRTDGMIGEDGLPPNESEQYSIYADVLRASGKLPVTIRTFDFGVESFREKRAGPNPALGLRSLRICLTRPDFFRAQLRALLRAAGNSELRLMLPMVSGLSDLLSARGMVEDVFREIGSSDPTASLPAIGVMVELPSAVLTIDSLADASDFLCVGTNDLVQYLLGADRDNETVAAWYQSLHPAVIRSLESVARAAADRSKEVTICGEMASAPFYLPLLLGLGYRNFSMHSGAFSAARSLIANISMADCKVIAATSMDLNTAGEIESYLLDLYTRNWADLFPRGMLDRFSRKPEISET; encoded by the coding sequence TTGGCTGCCAACGTCATAAGATCACCGGAAACGGCTTCTAACACGAGAGTGTTTCCGGCGCTGACACTTTCACGCGGTATCGGTTCAGGAAAGATAAAATTCCTGCAAGATGCCGAGCCGACGGTTCTTCGGCGCCATTTGGATCCGGCAGAGATCGATATAGAAGCATCCCGTTTTGCCGCGGCCTTTGAGAAATGCAAGGCTGAATTGTCCTCGCTTGCGGGAAGCCCGTTTGACAGCAGCAGGCTCGAAGCATCGGCGATCTTCGATGCGCAGCTATTGATACTTGAAACATCCGGCATCAAAGAAAAGGTCCTCACAAAGATGGCCGAACACAGGATCAACGCCGAATGGGCTTTGGAGCGCGTGAACGAACTCTTTCACGATGATTTTGCAGAGATAGAAGACCCGTCATTTCGCGAAAAGGTTCAGGAACTCGATGACGTCATTGTCCGTTTGCGAAGATCATTGATCTCAGCCGATAAACGCGACCTATCAAGTGTGCGCGGCTGTGTCGTTGCCGCAAGAGAAGTGAAGACGTCTCAGTTCTATGAGCTCTGTGAAAATTCGCCCGCGGCGGTGATCGTCGAACATGGCGGTTGGACGTCGCACATCAGCATCATTGCTCGCGGTTTTGGCATCCCGATGGTTACCGGCATCGGAGATCCGAAGGGCGTCATATCCGAAGATGAGTTCGTTACGGTGGACGGTGATTCCGGAAAGGTGATCATATCCGATGCCGGTCCCATGGACAGGTCCGCTCTTAGCTCCGCTTCTGTCGAAACCGAATACGATTCTCCCTTTGCCCTGCACACCAATGACGGTGAACAGATATTTCTCTTTGGAAACGCCGACAGCTTAGACTCGGCACGACGGGCCATTGGTCGCGGAGCCTTTGGGATCGGGCTTTTCCGAACAGACGGCATGATCGGCGAAGACGGGCTCCCGCCGAATGAATCGGAACAGTATTCAATTTACGCGGACGTGCTGAGGGCGTCGGGTAAACTCCCCGTGACCATAAGAACGTTCGACTTTGGTGTTGAGTCGTTTCGTGAAAAGCGGGCGGGGCCTAATCCTGCTCTCGGCCTGCGTTCGCTGAGGATCTGCCTGACGCGTCCTGACTTTTTCCGGGCACAGCTCAGAGCACTCTTGCGGGCAGCGGGAAACAGCGAGCTTCGATTGATGCTTCCGATGGTATCGGGACTTTCAGATCTTCTCTCGGCGAGAGGTATGGTAGAAGATGTATTTCGGGAGATAGGAAGCTCAGACCCGACAGCTTCACTGCCTGCGATCGGGGTCATGGTGGAGCTTCCGTCCGCGGTCCTAACGATCGATTCTTTGGCGGATGCATCTGATTTCCTTTGCGTGGGCACCAATGACCTTGTTCAGTATCTCTTAGGGGCAGATCGAGACAATGAGACCGTCGCCGCTTGGTACCAAAGCCTTCATCCGGCGGTGATTCGATCGTTGGAATCGGTCGCAAGAGCTGCAGCTGACAGATCAAAAGAGGTCACGATCTGCGGGGAAATGGCCAGTGCTCCATTCTATTTGCCTTTATTGTTGGGACTTGGCTATCGGAATTTCAGCATGCATTCGGGGGCGTTCTCAGCTGCGCGATCCTTGATCGCAAATATTTCGATGGCCGATTGTAAAGTTATTGCCGCAACGTCAATGGATCTTAATACAGCGGGCGAGATAGAGAGCTATCTTCTCGATCTCTACACCCGAAATTGGGCGGACCTGTTCCCGAGAGGTATGCTTGATAGATTTTCCCGAAAACCGGAAATTTCTGAAACTTGA
- a CDS encoding FAD-dependent oxidoreductase produces MKPTDISDPEYFHKVVDCQYACPAHTPVPEYIRLIAEGKYTEAYMINWDSNVFPGVLGRTCDRPCEPACRRGRIDEEPVAICRLKRVAADNRDNVIPYMPQGPFTPNGKKIALIGAGPASLTVARDLAPLGYEVHLFDEQIKAGGFMRSQIPAFRLPEQVLDDEVDYILRLGIHTHFKHYVSSLKEVLAQDYDAVFVGTGAPRGRDLPDLPGRQEGDANIHIGINWLASVAFEHTDKIGKTVIVLGGGNTAMDCCRTARRLGGEDVKVIVRSPFASMKASPWEKEDAMHEDIPIIDNHVPKSFVIEAGKLVGMTFEKVEAVFDENGKRRLVPTGEPDAFYPADDVLIAVGQENAFPWIERDLGIEFDKWEVPVVDRVTFRSTHPKVLFGGDAAFGPENVITAVAHGHQAAVSIHLMCERKDLVADRPSPHTNLYSTKMGIHEWAYDSTIDEYDRLAVPQAPKELTLKDRKREVELGFDPLAGYEEAKRCLNCDVQTVFEAPKCIECDACVDICPTSCITFTPFDIQNGTEAELRQKTKVPALNATQDIYVADGLKTGRVMVKDEDVCLHCGLCAERCPTAAWEMEKFWYNVTKAGEVKYGPTVVGNVVQITRNGNGAV; encoded by the coding sequence TTGAAACCGACCGACATTTCCGACCCCGAATATTTTCACAAGGTAGTTGATTGCCAATACGCGTGCCCGGCACATACGCCCGTGCCCGAATACATCCGATTGATCGCCGAGGGCAAGTACACCGAAGCGTATATGATCAATTGGGACTCGAACGTTTTTCCCGGCGTTTTGGGGCGAACTTGCGATCGGCCGTGCGAGCCGGCGTGCCGCCGCGGGCGGATCGACGAAGAGCCGGTCGCGATCTGCCGTCTGAAACGCGTTGCTGCCGACAATCGCGACAACGTCATCCCGTATATGCCGCAGGGCCCGTTCACGCCAAACGGAAAGAAGATCGCCCTGATCGGTGCAGGGCCTGCGTCGTTGACGGTCGCGCGCGACCTGGCACCACTCGGTTACGAGGTCCATCTCTTTGACGAACAGATCAAAGCAGGCGGATTTATGCGGTCGCAGATCCCGGCGTTTCGCTTACCTGAACAGGTTCTCGATGACGAGGTCGATTACATTCTGCGTTTGGGAATTCACACGCATTTCAAGCATTACGTCTCGTCGCTGAAAGAAGTGCTCGCTCAGGATTACGATGCCGTTTTCGTCGGGACCGGAGCACCGCGTGGGCGTGATCTGCCGGATCTGCCCGGGCGTCAGGAAGGCGATGCGAACATCCACATCGGCATCAATTGGCTCGCGTCGGTCGCATTTGAACACACCGACAAGATCGGCAAAACGGTCATCGTCCTCGGCGGCGGCAATACGGCTATGGACTGCTGCCGCACGGCACGAAGACTTGGCGGCGAAGATGTGAAGGTCATCGTCCGCTCGCCTTTTGCATCAATGAAGGCATCGCCATGGGAAAAAGAGGACGCGATGCACGAGGATATCCCGATCATCGATAACCACGTTCCAAAGAGTTTCGTCATTGAGGCGGGCAAACTCGTCGGCATGACCTTCGAAAAGGTCGAGGCGGTCTTTGACGAGAACGGCAAACGCCGTCTCGTGCCGACCGGCGAGCCGGACGCATTCTATCCCGCGGACGATGTTTTGATCGCGGTCGGACAGGAGAACGCTTTCCCTTGGATCGAACGCGACCTCGGCATCGAATTTGATAAATGGGAAGTTCCCGTCGTTGACCGCGTCACCTTTAGATCAACGCATCCAAAGGTTTTGTTTGGCGGCGATGCCGCGTTTGGACCGGAGAACGTCATCACAGCGGTCGCACACGGCCATCAGGCGGCCGTTTCCATTCATCTGATGTGCGAGCGTAAAGACCTCGTCGCGGACAGGCCGTCGCCTCACACAAATCTATACTCGACGAAGATGGGCATTCACGAATGGGCATACGACAGCACCATCGACGAGTACGATCGGCTTGCGGTCCCGCAGGCTCCGAAAGAGTTGACGCTAAAGGACCGTAAGAGGGAAGTCGAGCTTGGATTTGACCCGCTCGCGGGCTATGAGGAAGCGAAACGCTGCCTCAACTGCGACGTGCAGACCGTCTTCGAAGCCCCAAAGTGCATCGAGTGCGACGCGTGTGTCGACATCTGTCCGACGAGCTGCATCACCTTCACGCCTTTTGATATACAGAACGGCACCGAAGCCGAACTGCGGCAGAAAACAAAAGTCCCGGCACTCAATGCTACCCAAGATATCTACGTCGCCGACGGCCTAAAAACCGGCCGCGTCATGGTCAAAGACGAAGACGTCTGTCTCCACTGCGGACTCTGCGCCGAACGCTGCCCCACCGCCGCCTGGGAAATGGAAAAGTTCTGGTACAACGTCACCAAAGCCGGCGAGGTCAAATACGGCCCCACCGTCGTAGGCAACGTCGTCCAGATCACAAGGAATGGAAATGGTGCGGTCTAG
- the tnpA gene encoding IS200/IS605 family transposase, with product MANTYSNLFNHIVFSTKGRKNLIDREIESRVWAYIGGIARNHEIIAVQVGGTENHIHVLIMAKPKFSPSQIVQWLKGESSRWISEEFSHLRKFAWQDGYGVFSVSKSNVPSVIEYIRNQREHHRRHTFEDEYVSLLKLHGIDYDERYLFD from the coding sequence ATGGCTAACACGTATTCAAACCTCTTCAACCACATCGTCTTCTCGACAAAGGGACGAAAAAACCTAATTGACCGCGAGATCGAAAGCCGCGTGTGGGCCTACATCGGCGGGATCGCCAGGAATCACGAGATCATCGCGGTTCAGGTCGGTGGCACCGAGAACCACATTCACGTCCTGATAATGGCAAAACCAAAATTCTCCCCGAGCCAGATAGTTCAATGGCTAAAGGGCGAATCGTCGAGATGGATCAGTGAAGAGTTCTCGCATCTTCGTAAGTTTGCATGGCAGGACGGCTACGGTGTGTTTTCGGTAAGCAAATCGAATGTGCCAAGCGTGATCGAATACATCAGAAATCAAAGGGAACATCACCGGAGGCATACGTTTGAGGATGAATATGTTTCGTTATTGAAATTGCATGGCATTGATTACGATGAACGTTATTTGTTCGATTGA
- a CDS encoding DUF2200 domain-containing protein, translating to MPNDRVFAMSFAGVYPHYVAKVEKKGRSVEELHEVIEWLTGYTAQGLEKVIADKVSFREFFEDAPRLNPNVALITGVVCGVRVEDIEDPLMQKIRWLDKLIDELAKGKKMEKILRKPVV from the coding sequence ATGCCAAACGATAGAGTATTCGCGATGAGCTTTGCGGGGGTTTATCCGCATTATGTGGCGAAGGTGGAGAAGAAAGGGCGTTCGGTGGAGGAGTTGCATGAGGTTATCGAGTGGTTGACGGGTTATACGGCCCAGGGGCTTGAGAAGGTGATCGCCGATAAAGTGAGCTTTCGCGAATTCTTTGAAGATGCCCCACGGCTCAACCCGAATGTCGCATTGATCACAGGCGTCGTCTGCGGCGTCCGCGTCGAAGACATCGAAGACCCGCTGATGCAAAAGATCCGCTGGCTCGATAAGCTCATCGACGAACTTGCGAAGGGAAAGAAGATGGAGAAGATTTTAAGAAAGCCGGTGGTATAA
- a CDS encoding prepilin peptidase has protein sequence MKIILFASLEALLGIPEIAGWIFVFILGACIGSFLNVVIYRIPNELSLLPSSKCPSCEKPIRFYHNIPILGWLLLRGKCANCGGAISIRYPAVELLTALVFCLVYWQVGITPYLPLALIFSAAIIALIFIDADHMILPNVITYPMFVIAVIVRIAYPLVFEGNYFSDTTYAPITYLSDWPAWAASLAGALFGALIGGGSLWLVGAVWKLLRGVEAMGLGDVKLLFGIGAFLGWRLTILTIFVGAFTGALAGIAVVMKQKEKDLKAQIPFGIFLGIGAIFAMVFGERVINWYLGMFA, from the coding sequence ATGAAAATCATACTTTTTGCTTCGTTGGAGGCACTTCTCGGGATACCCGAGATAGCCGGATGGATATTCGTATTTATTCTCGGCGCGTGTATCGGCAGCTTCCTTAATGTGGTCATTTACCGCATTCCGAATGAGCTTTCTCTGCTGCCGTCGTCAAAATGCCCGTCGTGCGAAAAGCCGATCCGCTTTTATCACAATATTCCGATCCTCGGCTGGCTTTTGCTGAGAGGCAAATGTGCAAATTGCGGCGGAGCGATCTCGATACGTTATCCGGCTGTCGAGCTTTTGACGGCGTTGGTCTTTTGCCTTGTCTATTGGCAGGTTGGGATCACTCCCTATTTACCTTTAGCCTTGATATTTTCTGCCGCCATCATTGCACTAATATTCATTGATGCCGATCACATGATCCTGCCGAACGTGATCACCTATCCGATGTTCGTCATCGCGGTCATCGTTAGAATTGCTTACCCTTTGGTCTTTGAGGGCAACTACTTCTCAGACACGACGTATGCTCCGATCACTTATCTTTCTGATTGGCCGGCTTGGGCCGCAAGTCTCGCGGGTGCCTTGTTTGGAGCACTGATCGGCGGCGGATCGCTGTGGCTTGTCGGGGCCGTATGGAAACTGCTCAGAGGTGTGGAAGCAATGGGGCTCGGCGACGTAAAGCTGCTGTTCGGAATCGGAGCATTTCTAGGTTGGCGGCTCACGATCCTGACGATATTCGTCGGAGCATTCACAGGTGCCTTGGCGGGAATTGCGGTAGTAATGAAACAAAAGGAAAAAGACCTAAAGGCTCAAATACCGTTCGGGATATTCCTAGGCATCGGGGCGATCTTTGCCATGGTCTTTGGCGAAAGAGTTATAAATTGGTATTTGGGAATGTTCGCGTGA
- a CDS encoding addiction module protein, producing MSVIADVEELALALQAADRGKLAEKLIRSLPSPGWDNDDDGVAEATRRSDELKKNPEIGISIEELDRRIRERFGWKS from the coding sequence ATGTCAGTAATTGCAGATGTTGAAGAACTCGCACTTGCTCTTCAGGCGGCGGATCGTGGAAAGCTTGCGGAAAAGTTGATTCGCTCGCTGCCGTCTCCTGGCTGGGATAATGATGATGACGGGGTCGCCGAAGCAACAAGAAGGAGTGATGAATTGAAAAAGAACCCAGAGATCGGTATTTCGATCGAGGAACTCGACCGGCGAATTCGCGAAAGGTTCGGATGGAAATCATAG
- a CDS encoding BrnT family toxin yields the protein MRYDFEWDPKKARTNIRKHAVSFERAATVFRDPNLLSIPDEEHSEKEERWITIGLDGMGSVLVLSHKCESLSAESMRIRIISVRKATKRETEQYEKGI from the coding sequence ATGCGTTACGATTTTGAATGGGATCCTAAGAAAGCTCGCACCAATATTCGCAAACACGCGGTTAGTTTCGAGCGAGCGGCAACGGTTTTTCGCGACCCAAATCTGCTTTCGATCCCGGACGAAGAACATAGCGAAAAGGAAGAACGATGGATTACAATCGGATTAGACGGGATGGGAAGCGTCTTGGTCCTGTCTCATAAGTGTGAAAGCCTGAGTGCGGAGAGTATGCGGATCAGGATCATTTCGGTAAGAAAGGCAACCAAGCGGGAAACAGAACAGTATGAAAAAGGAATATGA